A window from Opitutia bacterium ISCC 52 encodes these proteins:
- a CDS encoding DUF3450 domain-containing protein produces MTKRLLAIASVALVGLTTLSWGQSKLEETRNIFQELVQSRQEIANEQSRWRIQKQSLLDAVELLELEIELLEVGIEEMEAQSTQAEKDRISLNGQIEELKEASAVVATVIRGYEQRVTKLANALPQEKKSDLESLTNRIPDRNTPESEIRASLGERMLNIVGLLDQMEVFNNGIHVFTEARKVGSSTVSLNVIYIGLGRAYYANRDQGLAGYGTVDIEKGWTWTEDATILEDVDRAIRVFKSEIPAEFVVLPAK; encoded by the coding sequence ATGACCAAGAGATTACTTGCGATCGCATCAGTTGCCCTAGTAGGCCTCACAACCCTGAGCTGGGGGCAGTCCAAACTAGAAGAAACTCGGAATATTTTCCAGGAACTCGTTCAGTCCCGCCAGGAAATAGCCAATGAACAATCGCGTTGGCGCATCCAGAAGCAATCCTTACTCGATGCTGTCGAGTTGCTAGAACTCGAGATCGAGCTTTTGGAAGTCGGGATTGAAGAGATGGAAGCGCAATCTACGCAGGCCGAAAAGGACCGGATCAGCTTGAACGGGCAGATCGAGGAACTTAAAGAAGCATCTGCAGTAGTAGCTACTGTTATTCGTGGGTATGAACAACGCGTAACCAAGCTCGCCAATGCACTCCCCCAGGAGAAGAAAAGTGACCTGGAAAGTCTGACCAACCGCATTCCTGATCGGAACACGCCAGAAAGCGAGATTCGGGCTAGCTTGGGAGAGCGCATGCTAAACATTGTGGGTCTTCTCGACCAAATGGAGGTTTTCAATAATGGAATCCACGTATTTACCGAAGCCAGAAAAGTCGGTAGTAGCACGGTTAGCTTAAACGTGATCTACATCGGACTTGGTCGTGCGTATTATGCGAACCGAGATCAAGGACTGGCAGGATACGGAACGGTTGACATTGAGAAGGGGTGGACCTGGACAGAAGATGCCACCATCCTCGAAGACGTCGACCGCGCCATTCGTGTATTTAAGAGTGAAATCCCCGCTGAATTTGTGGTCTTACCCGCTAAATAA
- a CDS encoding MotA/TolQ/ExbB proton channel family protein codes for MKKLISILLLSAISAASAQTFDSVSGSVKANLNASIEQLEALKEQIVVERQPLQAEESRLKDAAFALRADRDRILRRRDNTDRDLGSLRNEVDLLDDTNAYMSSLMGEYIRSFDNRLHISESQIYAESVGNAKLTTEDINLSASDRFSTQLKVVEQAIGRLENLVGGHQFQGKGVVPGGRLKEGTYTMVGPIVYFARPEDNVAGIASREFGSAQPSVSSVGELYDPLISEFSSNGSGSLPYDMTLGAAVQIEEAKDTFVEIVKKGGKAMIAILTMAGIALLIALFKFIEISGVRRARPQDLAFIIEALNNGNKDEALGYAQKIKGPVGALLTAAVNNHHKDKDHVEEILYEKMIEAQPKLERFLPFIAVTAATAPLLGLLGTVMGMITTFKLITIFGTGDAKSLSTGISEALITTQFGLIVAIPSLIFHALLSRKSKGVLSSMERTAIGFINGLPGRK; via the coding sequence ATGAAAAAACTAATTTCCATCCTATTGCTAAGTGCGATCTCCGCTGCTTCAGCTCAAACATTCGATTCGGTCTCTGGCTCCGTTAAAGCAAACTTAAACGCCTCAATTGAGCAGTTAGAAGCCTTGAAGGAACAAATCGTTGTTGAACGCCAACCGCTTCAGGCTGAAGAAAGTCGTCTTAAAGACGCTGCATTCGCCCTCCGCGCTGATCGCGATCGTATTTTACGTCGCCGCGACAACACTGACCGTGATCTTGGCTCCCTCCGTAATGAGGTTGATTTGCTAGATGACACCAACGCTTATATGAGTAGTTTGATGGGGGAGTATATCCGCTCTTTTGACAATCGCCTTCATATCAGTGAAAGCCAGATATACGCTGAAAGCGTTGGAAACGCCAAACTTACTACTGAAGATATTAACTTATCTGCTTCAGATCGTTTCAGCACTCAATTGAAAGTAGTTGAGCAAGCCATAGGTAGATTGGAAAACTTGGTTGGAGGTCACCAGTTCCAAGGTAAAGGGGTTGTTCCCGGTGGTCGTCTTAAGGAAGGCACATACACTATGGTGGGCCCCATCGTTTATTTCGCCCGCCCTGAAGACAATGTAGCTGGTATCGCTTCTCGCGAGTTCGGCTCAGCCCAGCCCTCAGTTAGTAGCGTAGGCGAATTATACGATCCATTGATTTCAGAGTTCTCCTCTAATGGGTCTGGATCTCTCCCCTACGATATGACGCTTGGTGCCGCGGTCCAGATCGAAGAGGCCAAAGACACCTTTGTTGAGATCGTAAAAAAGGGTGGTAAGGCAATGATCGCTATTCTCACCATGGCCGGTATCGCCTTGTTGATTGCCCTGTTTAAATTTATAGAGATCTCTGGTGTTCGCCGTGCTCGTCCTCAGGACTTGGCTTTCATTATCGAGGCACTCAACAATGGAAATAAAGATGAAGCCTTAGGATATGCTCAGAAGATTAAAGGTCCTGTAGGAGCGCTTCTAACGGCTGCCGTTAACAATCATCACAAAGACAAGGATCATGTAGAGGAAATCCTCTATGAAAAGATGATCGAAGCCCAACCTAAGCTGGAACGCTTCCTCCCTTTCATCGCTGTTACCGCTGCGACTGCACCTCTTTTAGGACTGCTTGGAACGGTAATGGGTATGATTACCACCTTTAAATTGATTACCATTTTTGGAACGGGTGATGCAAAATCACTATCAACAGGTATTTCAGAAGCTTTAATCACTACTCAATTCGGTTTGATTGTGGCGATTCCGTCTCTGATTTTCCATGCCTTGCTCTCACGTAAATCCAAGGGTGTTCTTAGTAGTATGGAACGAACCGCGATTGGATTTATCAATGGTTTGCCAGGCAGAAAATAA
- a CDS encoding tetratricopeptide repeat protein translates to MLRQIKKSKPFSILLVAFSALGFSFTDAQVPESNPWNNPDFVDRFIGTYAPRITIEPRVSPVDKTYIEEELLLVLQTDRAAAKAMLVEKTQLPDSGASFDMILANMYYQDGQLQQAVQSYENAIKKHKDFLRAHENIGFLYFQLGNLDKTLVHFTQAVKLGAVDKNIYAILAYLFFEKEQYIAAETSYRSALIYEVENEDWEYGLARSILHQRKFQDAVGLFDRLIEGAPEQAEYWRLQADAYMGLGDNLSAASNYEVLRRLGQISAENLVALGDIYVENDFVEAALGAYKDAISKQGRLNVEKPLDAAATLIEAGFTDAANEVLTEIQKTYGNSLDSKQSFEVRKLQAKIQAESGQATAAIIPTLEEMAAENPLDGEVLILLADYYSSAGDFEKAEFLYERAQSISIYESKALYHYGKALMAHEKYRESIRALERAQNIDPRDEVEEYLVAARNVYRAVAN, encoded by the coding sequence ATGTTACGCCAAATTAAAAAATCCAAACCATTCTCGATCCTTCTGGTTGCGTTTAGTGCCCTCGGATTCTCATTCACCGATGCCCAGGTGCCGGAGTCCAATCCGTGGAACAACCCTGACTTTGTCGATCGTTTCATTGGAACCTATGCTCCACGGATAACCATAGAGCCTCGCGTGTCTCCGGTAGACAAGACTTACATCGAAGAAGAACTGTTGTTAGTTCTGCAAACTGATCGAGCTGCCGCAAAAGCAATGTTGGTTGAAAAGACTCAATTGCCCGATTCCGGCGCCTCGTTTGATATGATACTGGCAAACATGTATTATCAGGACGGACAACTGCAACAGGCGGTTCAGAGCTACGAAAATGCCATAAAGAAGCATAAGGATTTCCTCCGTGCGCATGAGAATATCGGTTTTCTCTATTTCCAGTTGGGCAACTTGGATAAGACGCTCGTCCACTTCACACAAGCGGTGAAACTGGGCGCTGTAGATAAGAACATTTATGCGATCCTTGCGTATCTCTTTTTTGAGAAGGAACAGTATATTGCAGCCGAAACATCCTACCGCTCTGCTTTAATCTATGAAGTGGAAAACGAAGATTGGGAATACGGACTCGCTAGAAGTATTCTTCATCAGCGTAAATTTCAGGATGCGGTTGGACTTTTTGACCGCTTGATCGAAGGTGCTCCTGAGCAAGCTGAATACTGGCGACTCCAGGCAGATGCCTACATGGGGCTAGGAGACAATCTTTCCGCTGCTTCTAATTATGAAGTGCTTCGTCGCTTGGGACAAATTTCAGCAGAAAACCTGGTCGCTTTAGGAGACATCTATGTTGAAAATGACTTTGTTGAAGCAGCCTTAGGAGCTTACAAAGATGCTATTTCTAAACAAGGACGTCTCAATGTAGAGAAGCCTCTTGATGCAGCGGCTACCCTCATTGAAGCAGGGTTCACTGATGCTGCCAATGAGGTACTAACTGAGATTCAAAAGACCTACGGCAATAGTCTGGATAGCAAACAGTCTTTCGAAGTAAGGAAACTACAAGCGAAGATTCAGGCTGAATCGGGGCAGGCTACTGCCGCCATCATTCCCACTTTGGAAGAGATGGCGGCTGAAAATCCATTGGATGGAGAAGTGCTTATACTTCTAGCAGATTACTATTCTTCGGCCGGTGACTTTGAAAAAGCTGAGTTTCTCTACGAAAGAGCTCAAAGCATCAGCATTTATGAATCCAAGGCTCTTTACCATTACGGTAAGGCGCTGATGGCCCACGAAAAATACCGCGAATCCATCCGTGCTTTGGAGCGTGCTCAAAACATTGATCCAAGAGACGAAGTAGAAGAATACCTCGTCGCTGCCCGAAATGTTTATCGCGCTGTCGCTAATTAA
- a CDS encoding biopolymer transporter ExbD: MRNRKSLSGGDDNNDINISPMIDMVFILLIFFIVTTVFVEESGFGVDRPNPVDQPEPQDEDKESVNIRVDKNNQIFYNGEKVALGSVRPKVSQVLAADPEAPVVVEAQDAANAGLVVSVMDEARLGGADIISLSSATD, encoded by the coding sequence ATGAGAAATCGCAAATCACTTTCAGGCGGCGACGACAATAACGATATCAACATCTCTCCGATGATTGATATGGTTTTCATTCTCTTAATCTTCTTTATCGTTACGACGGTATTTGTGGAGGAGTCTGGATTTGGCGTTGATCGTCCTAATCCTGTAGACCAGCCCGAGCCACAAGACGAAGATAAGGAATCCGTCAACATTCGCGTAGATAAAAACAATCAGATCTTCTACAACGGCGAAAAAGTAGCCCTCGGCTCTGTTCGCCCCAAAGTGAGTCAAGTACTCGCTGCTGACCCTGAAGCTCCCGTTGTTGTGGAGGCTCAAGACGCCGCGAATGCTGGACTCGTTGTCAGCGTTATGGATGAAGCCCGTTTAGGGGGAGCCGATATTATCAGCCTTTCTTCTGCCACTGACTAA
- a CDS encoding DUF3450 domain-containing protein, which yields MTTTKKFKIPLFAIITLLGSWAGVQGAEELENARVTLKQWVETRQIIAEERTEWMAEEKTLNESIDFMKAEIESLTSAIAVAREDISSQGDNEKKLSAEITEYEAAIAIVEKAVPVFEAKLIELSSVFPAVFIEKVATQMRRIPDPTLDRIVEIPLEERIQNVLSILRNVEYFNKTINLSSELREANGETVEVRTLYIGFGQAYFSDEAMTTAGYGYPVVGKGWEWIERPEIAQAVNDAILVADNRKPALFVSVPVSLQE from the coding sequence ATGACCACCACTAAAAAATTTAAAATCCCATTGTTCGCGATCATTACGCTCTTAGGTAGCTGGGCCGGAGTTCAAGGGGCAGAAGAACTCGAGAACGCGCGTGTAACCTTAAAGCAGTGGGTTGAAACTCGTCAGATTATTGCTGAGGAGAGAACCGAATGGATGGCTGAAGAGAAAACGCTCAACGAGAGTATTGATTTCATGAAGGCAGAGATTGAATCTCTCACGTCTGCCATCGCTGTTGCTCGTGAGGATATTTCCTCACAAGGCGACAATGAGAAAAAACTATCAGCTGAAATTACTGAATACGAAGCTGCCATTGCCATCGTTGAGAAGGCTGTTCCAGTCTTTGAAGCTAAGTTGATCGAGTTATCCTCCGTTTTCCCTGCCGTATTTATAGAAAAAGTGGCTACGCAAATGCGCCGCATCCCAGATCCAACGTTGGACAGAATTGTTGAAATACCTCTAGAAGAACGCATTCAGAACGTGCTCTCCATATTGAGGAACGTCGAGTACTTCAATAAAACGATCAATCTGAGTAGTGAACTCCGGGAAGCAAATGGAGAAACAGTTGAGGTGCGAACTCTATACATAGGCTTCGGACAAGCTTATTTTTCTGATGAAGCCATGACCACTGCCGGTTATGGGTATCCCGTTGTTGGTAAAGGCTGGGAATGGATCGAAAGACCAGAAATTGCTCAGGCAGTGAACGATGCCATTCTTGTGGCGGATAATCGCAAGCCAGCTCTTTTCGTTAGTGTTCCAGTATCCCTGCAAGAATAG